Proteins encoded by one window of Tamandua tetradactyla isolate mTamTet1 chromosome 24, mTamTet1.pri, whole genome shotgun sequence:
- the DDIT4L gene encoding DNA damage-inducible transcript 4-like protein produces MVATGSLSSKNSASISELLDRGFHSGSLLSDFDYWDYVVPEPNLNEVIFEETTCQSLAKMLENCLSRSKQTKLGCSKVLVPEKLTQRIAQDVLRLSSTEPCGLRGCVMHVNLEIENVCKKLDRIVCDSSVVPTFELTLVFKQENCSWTNFRDFFFSRARFSSGLRRTLILSSGFRLVKKKLYSLIGTTVIEEC; encoded by the exons ATGGTTGCAACCGGCAGTTTGAGCAGTAAGAACTCGGCTAGCATTTCAGAGTTGCTGGACCGTGGCTTCCACTCTGGGAGCCTGCTAAGTG ATTTTGACTACTGGGATTATGTTGTTCCTGAACCCAACCTCAACGAGGTGATATTTGAGGAGACCACCTGCCAGAGTTTGGCTAAAATGCTAGAGAACTGTCTGTCCAGATCAAAGCAAACCAAACTTGGTTGCTCAAAGGTCCTTGTCCCTGAGAAACTGACCCAGAGAATTGCTCAAGATGTCCTACGGCTGTCCTCCACTGAACCCTGTGGTCTTCGAGGTTGTGTTATGCACGTGAACTTGGAAATTGAAAATGTATGTAAAAAGCTGGATAGAATTGTATGTGATTCTAGCGTGGTGCCTACTTTTGAGCTTACACTCGTGTTTAAGCAGGAGAACTGCTCTTGGACTAACTTCAGGGACTTTTTCTTTAGTAGAGCTCGTTTCTCATCTGGCCTCAGGAGAACGCTGATCCTCAGCTCAGGATTTCGACTTGTTAAGAAAAAGCTTTATTCATTGATTGGAACAACAGTCATTGAAGAGTGCTGA